The sequence AATGACCCTGGCCGGGTTGCCAAACACGCTGGCGCCGGCCGGCACGTCCTTGACCACGACTGCACCGGCGCCGACCACAGCGCCGTCGCCGATGTGGATGCCGGGCAGGATGGTAGCGTGGGGGTGGATCGCTACCTCATTGCCAATCACCACGCCGCCGCCGATGAAAACGAAGCTGCCGATCTGCACGTAGTCGCCGATGCTGACCTCGTGCGCGATGATCGAGGTAGAGAGCACGGTGACGAATTCGCCGAGCCGGCTGCCGGAGCCGATGGAGACGCGCGAATCGAACACGCTGCCCCGGCCTATGTAACCGGCAGCTGCTTCGCGCGAGGGGGGAGGATGGAACACAATGAAGTCGGCGCCCTTTTCGATAAGCGCCTGGGCATAGTGCCGCCTCGCCGCGGGGTTGCCGATTGCGCAGATGAAGATGTCGCCTTCCACCGGTTGGTAGGTTGCAGGGTCGCCGACGATCGGCCAGCGCGATGTGCCCTGCAAATGCGTGCGATCATCCAGGAAACCCTTGATATCCCATTCGACACCATGCGCCGGGTCCTGGTGATACGCCAGCGACGCGATGTCTCGTGCGAAGCCACCCGCGCCAACGATCAGCAGGTGATAGGGCGGAGTGGATGCATCGGCTGTCATACGAATTCCACACCTCCATCCATGCTGAAGGCCTGTCCGGTTACCTTGCTGCTCGCATCGGACAGAAAATACAGGCACGCCATCGCCACGTCCTCCGGCTGGCCGATGCCGAGCGGGTAGCGCTTGCGGCTTTCTTCGAACCAGGCCTTGTCTTCGTTGATCAGCGATGTCTCGACCAAACCGGGGCACAGTGCATTTGCACGAATCTTGCGGCGCGCCAATTCCAGCGCCAGCGGGCGCAAGGTTCCGATCAGAGCGGCCTTTGATCCTGCATACGGACCGACACCGACGGTACCCGTGAGCGCGGCGATGGACGACAGAAAGATCACCGAAGCGCCGAGCCGCAGTGACTGGCGTGCCAATAAGTGCCTGGTCAACATCACTGGTGCGAGATAATTGATGTCCATGACCTCGCGCAAAAACTTTTCGCTGACCAATTTCATGGGCGCAAGCCCACGAATGCCGGCGCTATGAACTACGCCGTCAAGTTGCCCGCAGGTAGTGGCCAACTGCTGCAACACGGTTGCGTCGCTCAAGTCGCCAACGAACAGGCAATGGCCTTCGCCATGCAGCGACGCCAGCACGGTGCGCAGGCGCTGTTCGTCACGTCCGGCAACGACCATTCGCGCACCTGCACCGGCACAGGCCCGTGCAACGGCCTCGCCAATGCCTTTGGACGCGCCGGTAACCAGAATTGTCTTGCCGGCCAGCCCAAACAAGGTGTGCAGCAGCACTGAGGTGGCGTCCGTGGAATGCATGGTGGTCTGGCTGCTCATAGGCGAATCGGCAAGGAAATGCCACCGTCGATGGTCAAGGTGCTTCGTGTGATCCAGCGGCTCGCGGCAGACAACAGATATGCCACGCCGTTTGCAACGTCGTTTGGGTCGATGCGTCCAAGTGGTGTCAGTCCGATCTTGTCGTCCATGTCCGCAGCGACGCCCAACTTTTTCAGCATCGGCGTGTCGACATAGCCGGGCGCAATGCAGTTTGCGCGGATGCCGTGCTTGGCTTGCTCAAGCGCGAGCGTGCGCACAGCTGCCTCCAATGCGGCCTTGGATGCGGCGTAGCCGGCAGCGGCCTGTGGTGCGGCGCGTGCAGAGAGCGCAGACACGTAGACCAGCGATGCGCCTTCGGCCAGCCGCCGTTTGAAAAGCAATTGCTGCGTCAAGGTGATCGGTGCCAGATAATTGATCGACAGCATGTGCTGCAGATGTTTTTCTGCCGCCATCCGGAATGGCACAAGTGCAGCGACGCCTGCGCATGAGGCAACGCCGTGATAGCGCTCGGATGCCCCCAATAAGCGGACCCGGGTCTGCTCGTCGGTCAGGTCGCCCGCGATGACGCTGTGACCACTCCCAGCCAAGTCGGCAGCTACATCTTCCAAACGTTGCATGTCGCGGCCATTGAGCACGACAGTGGCGCCTAACCGGGCGCATAACGTAGCAACTGCTGCGCCGATACCCGAGGACGCACCCGTGACCAAGATTGTTTTATCGATCAGCCCGAATGCATCGGTTGTTGCGATTGAAGCCATGCTCATGACTCGATCAGACCTGGAAACACTGCACCATCGATCTCCACCAGACAGGTACCCCACGACAGCCCGATGCCGAAGCCACACAGCAGCACGCGCTTGGGTCCTGATTCCAGTTCCTTGTTGATGCGTGCGGTCATCGTTACCGGCAGCGATGCGCCACTAGTGTTGCCGAAATCGCGCAACGTGGAGGGCACCTTTTCCAACGGCAGGCCAAGCTTCTTGCGGATGGTCTCGTTGATCATGCGATTGGCCTGGTGGAAGACGAAGTAATCCACCTCGTCCTTGGACATGCCGGTGTAGTCGAGTAGCTTCTGTACCGCAGGCGGAATGCGTTGGGTTGAAAAGCTCAGCACTGCCACGCCATCCAGTTGCAGGTCTACACCACGCTTCCACGCACCGTCTGGCTCATCGCGATACGGCACCAAGTGCTGCATGCCGACCGGCTCCCGATGCCCGCCCACTGGCAGGATGATCGCCCTGTAGCCGCTGCCATCGCTGTTGAGGTCGAAATGCATCGGCGGTGCGTCTGCACTGAATTCCAGCGCGGTAGCGGTACCGGAGTCGGAGAAGATCGGGTCTTCCAGGTTTGCGCTGCGGTCGCCCACCAGCAGCAGGCCCTTCTTGACGCCGCCGGCGGCGATCATCGAGCCGAGCAGGTTGATGCCGAACGGGTAGGCCGAGCAGCCCAGGTTGACGTCGAACGCCACCGTGGCATGCGACAGGCCGAGCCGGTCCTGCAGGATGATGGCGGTGGCTGGAATCGGATAGTCCGGCGATTGCGTCACCACGATCAGTGCATCGATCTCTTCGCGCTTCCACTGCAGCTTTTCCAGCAGCACTTCCGTCGCATCGAAGGCCATGTCGGAGAAGCACTGCCACTCCGAGGCCATGCGCCGCGTCTCGATGCCGATGTTGCGCACCAGGCGCTCGCGCTCGGAACGGATCTGCGGCCGGCAATCGGTGAGATTGGACACGACCCGCTTCGGCACGCAGGTCGCCATGCCGGCAAAGCGGACGTTGTGCAGCGTGGAGGTCGGCATGTTACGCCTCGGTCAGTTTATAGAGATCGCCCACAGTGATTGCAGTGGTCAAGTCATCGCCGGTGATGGTCTTGCTGTATTCCATGTCGAACATGACGATCACGCCCAGCGCGGCCAGCGAATCCCACTCCGGCAATTCCAGCAGCACGGTGTCCAACGTGACCTCCACCGGTTCCTGGAAGTCGGTGGCGGAGAGGAAGTTCTCGATAAATGTTGCCTGGGTCATACGATCTCGCCTGGTTGCCTGTTGAAGAGATGGGAGTCTGAAGTGCAGATGCAGCGTGTTGCGATCATGTTGCCTGTGCGCCGGCGATCAGGTCGGCGATGCTGTCGACCTGATCGCTGTGCAAGCCGGGAAAGATCGGTAGGCACAACACCTGCGCCGCCACCGAACGCGCCACCGGCAGCCATGCCGGCGCCGACGAGGGCAGGGCGCGATACATCGGGAAATCGCTGATCAATGGATAGAAATAACGTCGTACCAGAATGCCGTGCTCGCGCATCAATTGGTATAGCGCATCGCGCGCCAGCGGGTAGTCGTCCTGCACCAGGATCGGAAAATACGCATGATTGGCGCTGGAATGCTGCGGTGCTGCGACGCAGCGGATGCCGCGCACCTCGCTCAATCGTTGCCGGTACTGCGCATCGATGGCGCTGCGTTGCGCAATGGCCTCGTCGATGTGCTTGAGCTGCAACAGGCCGAACGCTGCGCTGATCTCGTTCATCTTGCCGTTGATGCCCGGCGCCACCACCGTGGTTTCGTCGACGAAGCCGAAATTCTTCAGATGCCCGATGCGTTGATAGGTCCTTTCGTCCGGGCACACGATGGCGCCGCCCTCGAAGGTGTTGAACACCTTGGTGGCATGAAAGCTCAACACGCTGAGGTCGCCGTGGCGCAGGATGGAGCCGCCGTCATCGCGTACGCCAAACGCATGCGCCGCGTCGTAGATCACCTTGAGGTTGTAGATGTCGGCGATGCGCGTGATGGCAGTGGTATCGCACGCGGTGCCATAGCAGTGCACCGGCATGATCGCGGTGGTCTGCGGGGTGATGGCCGCTTCGATCTTGGACGGATCCATGTTGAGGGTCACCGGGTCGATATCCACGAACACCGGGGTGATGCTTTTCCACAGCAGCGAATGCGCCGTGGCCACGAACGAGTAGGGCGTGGTGATCACTTCGCCGGTGATGCGCAGCGCCTGCAAGGCGGTGATCAACGCGGTGGTGCCATTGGTCAGCAGGGCCAGGTGCGGCACGCCCAGGTAGTCGCACAGCGCCTGCTCGAGCGCACGGTGCATCTCGCCCCCGTTGCTGACGATGCGACTGGTCCAGATCCGTTCCAGATACGGCAGAAAGTCTTCCAGCGGCGGCAGCAGCGGACTGGTGACGGGGATGGGCATCAATGCCTCGCTGGGACGGGTGAATGTCGGGATTCCGCCGCAGCCGATGGCTGCGGTCGGTCTACTCCGGAGGAAGCAAGCGCTATGCCAGCGGGCGCTGGCGGAGCCGTGGCCGGCTCAGTTCGCCAGCTCGGTCTGCTCGCGGTCGATGCCGTACTTGCGCAGCTTCTCCACCAGGGTGGTGCGGCGCAGGCCTAGTAGTTGCGCCGCATGGGCGACCACGCCCTGAGTGCGTTCCAGCGCCTCGTTGATCAGTGCCAGCTCGATGTTGGCCATGTGGCCACGCAAATCGATGCCATCGTCGGGCAGGCTGGCAGCAGAGGCCGGTTCGGCATCGGCGGTCTTGGGCTGCAGCGTCACCACATTGCTCGGCAATGCATTGACGTCGGCAGGCGTCGCCACCAAGGCCGGCTCCGGCGGCAGCTCGACCGGAATGGACGATGCAAAGTCGCCGCGATACCGCGCCGGCAGATCCTGCACGCGCACCAGCCCACCGGGATGCAGCACCGCCAGGCGCTCCACCAGATTGGTCAGTTCGCGTACGTTGCCGGGCCAGTCGTAGCTGCGCAGCGCCTGCAGGGCTTCGTCGGCAAAGCGCACTTCGCCGCGACCGGTACGTGCCAGCTGGCCGGCGATCGTCTGCACGAGCATGGCCAGATCGTCCACGCGCTCACGCAGCGCCGGCATCTCGATCGGAAACACGTTGAGGCGATAGAACAGGTCCTCGCGGAACTGGCCGTCGCTGATGCGGGTTTCCAGGTTGCGGTGGGTCGCGGCAATCACGCGCACGTTGCAGCGGATGGTCTGACCACCGCCAACACGTTCGAAGCTGCGCTCCTGCAATACGCGCAACAGCTTCACCTGCATCGGCAGGCTCATGTCGCCGATTTCGTCCAGCAGCAGCGTGCCGCCTTCGGCCATCTCGAAACGGCCCTTGCGGGTGGTCAGCGCGCCGGTAAAGGCTCCCTTCTCGTGCCCGAAGAGTTCGCTTTCCAGCAGATCCGGCGGGATCGCGCCGCAATTGATGGCCACGAACGGCCCATCGCGGCGCGGCGAGTGCTGATGGATGGCGCGGGCGACCACTTCCTTGCCAGTGCCGGATTCGCCAAGCACCAGCACGGTGGTGTCGAACGCGGCTACCTGGTCGATCAGCCGGCGCAGGCGGGTGACCGCCTCGCTGTTGCCGGTCGGGCCGGTGTCCTGCTGCACGCCAGCCTGATGCTCGGCATCCAGGCGCTTGAGGCTTGCGCGGCGCAGCAGCGCTTCCAGCTGTGCGTGACGCAGCGGCGTGTCCAGCGCCCAGACATTGGCCTCGTGCAGGCCATGGGTCTGCGCAAACGTGGTCGGGCTGCCTTCCATCAACAGCACCGGTGGCGGCAGCTTGGCATCGGCCAGCCAGTCGAAGAATTTGTCGGCCTGCGCGGCGTCCTGCGCCGAGCCCACCATCACCGCCATCCACTCATCGTGGCGGTGACGGCCAGGATTGATGTCGGCGCCGTCGGTGACCCAGCGGGGATTGAAGTCCATGAATTCGAGCAGCGACACGGTGCGCTCGGCGCGCACGGCGTCACTGTCGATCAACAGAATGCGGGACTCACTCATTCCTGGCTCCTTCCGTCAGGCCCTCCAGGATTGGCATGACTTCCTGGATATAGGACAGCTTGCTGACAAAATTGTCAGCACCCGCGCGAAGAGCGTGTTCACGATGCTCGGCATCGTCGAAGTGGCTCGCGATGACAATATACGGCGGATCATCCTGTGTCTTGATCAGACGCGTGGCCTGCAGGCCGCCCATCTCGGGCATGGCCAGATCCATCAGTACGACATTGGGGCGCAGCGACTCAGAGCGCTCGATCGCTTCCAGCCCATTGGCGGCACTGCCCACGATGTTGAGCCACTCCACTTTGCGAAAATGACGCATCGCAGCGTTGATGAAGCCCTCGTGGTCGTCGACCAGCAGCACGGTGAGTTTGCTCATAGTAGTCCTTATCCCGCTCGCGCAAGCAGCGGTTTGTTAGTGCGGCGGCGCTCGCGGGCCGGGGCGATGTCCAGTTGTTCGCGGTACTTGGCCACGGTCCGGCGCGCAATATTAACGCCCTGACGCGACAACAGGCCGGCGATGGCTTCGTCGGCCAGCGGGCGACCCGCCGGCTCGCTCTCGATCAAACGACGCACCATGGCCTTGACGGCCTGGCCGGAGACGCTGGCGCCTTCCAACCGCACGGCGAAGAAATGTTTGAGTTCGAAGGTGCCGCGCGGGGTTTGCAGGTATTTGCCGGTGGTGATGCGCGAAATGGTGGATTCGTGCATGCCGATCTCGTCGGCGATTTCCTTCAGCGTCAGCGGTGCCATCGCTTCTTCGCCGCGCGCCAGGAAAGCAGCCTGGCGTTCGACGATCGCACGCGTGGCGCGCAGCAAGGTTTCGTAGCGCATCGACAGGCCGCGGGTCAGCCAGCGCGCTTCCTGCAGCATGTCACGCAGCGGCTGGGCGGCGTCGCCGGCCTCGGCCAGTGCGCGTTCGTGCACCGGGTTGATGCTGACGCGATGGGTGGTCGCCGGATTCAACGCCACGCGCCAGCTGCCGTCGGCATGCCAGGCGAGCACATCCGGAATCACGCTGGCGTTGCTTTCCTGCAGCAGGTCGTCGCCCGGGCGCGGCTGCAGCGACAGGATCAGTCGCACCGCTTCCCGCGCATCGTCCACTTCGGCATCGTGCGCACGCGCCAGCAGCGCGTAATCGTGGCTGGCCAGCATATCCAGATCGCCGGCCAGGATGCGCGCGGCCAGATGGCGGGCCGGGACGCGGCCGGGCAGGGCGTTCAACTGGGCTTGCAGGCACTCGCGCAGGTCGCAGGCGGCGAGGCCGGCCGGGTCGCCGTGCAGCAGGCGTTGGCGGATCGCTTCCACTGCCTCGACGGTCATACCCAAGCGCGTGGCGCCGAGCCGCTGCAGCGTCGACAGCGCCTCGGTCAGATACCCGGCATCGTCGGTCTGCTCCAACCAGAACGCGGCGGCCCCCAATGCGGCCTCGTCCAGGTCCAGCGCCAGTTCGCGCAGGATGCGCACATGCGGGTCGGTGGACTCGCCGGCGGCCACGCGCTGCATGCGATCGTCGTCGCCATCGTTCCAGCTGCTGCTCTGCACGTCCCACATCGTGCTTTCCGGCAACTCGTCAAACGCGGCGATATCGCTGGCGCCATCGTCGTTGGTAGTGGCCTCGTCCCCGTTATCGGCCAGCTCTTCCAACTCCAGCAACGGATTGGTTTCCAGGGCGCGACGGATTTCCAGTTCCAACTGCATGCCGTCCAATTGCAACAGACGGATCGACTGCAGCAGCTGCGGGGTAAGGTGCAGTTGCTGGCCAAGCTGGGCGGAAATGGTCGTCTTCATGGAAGCGCTTCCGAAGGGCACTGCGTGCAGCAGCGATGGAACGCATCTTGCAGGACAAAGCGACGGGTTTCTAATCAGGGAGTCAGGTGAGGTGACTGATGATTTTCCTGACAGCCTGTCAGGAGGCTCCTGACATCATAGGCGGGCTCAAGCGTGCCAGCCGGAATTCCGTCACAGTTTTCGTTGCAGCGGCCCTGCGCGGGCCACGCCTGTGTTTCGAATCACCGATCACGGCGATTGCAGCGGCAATCGCTCAGACCAGTTCGTTGTGATGCTTGGCGGCCAGCAAGACCAAGTCGTTGGCGCGGCGGCAGCCCAGCGACTCCATCATGCGCGCACGATGGGTTTCGACCGTCTTTACACTGATACCCAGATCGGCAGCGATTTCCTTATTGCTCTGTCCACGGCCGATTTCGCGCAGGATTTCGCGCTGACGTGGGGACAGGGCCGCGATGCCGACGGGTTTTTCGCGGCCCAGCATCGGCGCGATCATCTTGGACGAAATCTGCGGGCTCAAGAACACCTGGCCAGCAGCGGCGGCGCGCAGCGCCAGTTCCAGCTCCAGCGGCGCAGCGTCCTTGACCACGAAACCGACTGCACCACGATCGAGCGCATCGCGCACGTGCACCGGGTCGTCGTGCATCGACATCATCACCACATGTGTGCGTGGCGCAGCGCGCAGCACGTCGGTCATGGCATCTAGGCCGCTGCGGCCGGGCAGGGACAAGTCCATCAGCACCAGATCCGGTCGATGCAGGGATGTCATGTCCAGGGCTTGTTGCGCGTTGCTGGCCTCACCGACGACATCGATGCCGGCGAAGGTTTGCAGCAGCCTGGACAGGCCTGCACGGACAAGGGTGTGATCGTCGACGATGATGACTCGCACGGCGCAGAAGAGACCTTTTTCGGTATAGGGCACCTTAGCCGACCCGGCGCCTGACGCCAACCATTGGTATTAGCGTTGGCGACGGGCGTCTGCGATCTGACGGCGGTGCAAACGAAACAGATGACGTTCCAGGGCGTCCTGCAAACCTGGCGACAGCGGCCCGAACCGCAGCCATAGCCACTGATCGTGACCGTCGCTGGCACTTGCCAGCACCGCGGCGGGAAGCTGTACCAATTCAGGAAGCCAGTCGGACGGCTGCAGGCAAACGTTGCCGGTGGTGCCAGGTGCGTGGCTGGTTGCGCAGTTCAAGCGGATGCCGCGGACCGACCAATGCACCACGTTCTGGATCAGGCCGCTGTCGCCCTGGCGGACCAGGCGGCCGATCAGTGCCAGCATCAGATCGAGCTTGGCATCCATGCGTTGCACCAGCAGCGGCAGGTCGCCGCGGTCTTCGCTGGTTTCTTCGCTACGCAGGTCTTCGACCTGTCCCAGGCTGCGCAGCAGTGTTTCCGCGGCGCTGTGCGAGCCCGCATCGGCACCGGCGTGGAACCCGGCAGGCAGGCGCAGTTCGCAACTGAGCGTGTCGGCAAACAGCTCGGCATCGGCAGATGGCGCGAGTGTGCCGAACGCGGTCATCAGATCCGTCCGACCCGGGCGTAGGCGAGGCTGGCCGACGACGAGGTGCGCTGGGCGCGGATCAGATCCAGCAGCTTGCGGCGACGATCGAGCATCATCCGCATCAAATCCTGTTGCATCGTCTGCAAGGTCTGCAGCGCGTCGCGGTCCTGGCTCAGATCCACGTGCTGCGCATACTCGCGCAGGTGCAGGTCGTGGTTGTCGAGCAGGAACGGCATCGCCTCGAAATCCTCTTGCGCCATGGCAAGGCGGAGGTCGGCAATTTCGGCTTGAAGGCTTTGCGCGCTATGCATGGCTGAACTCAGGAAACCGCAGCGAGGCCGCGTTGTTCGAGGGGGATGGAGTTCCACGCCGAATCGATTTCGCTGAGCAGATCCAGCGCTTCGGTCAACGCGGTGTCGTCGTTGTGCAGATTGGCTGCGGTCAGACGTTGCATGACGTAGTCGTACAGGGCCGACAGGTTACCAGCGATCTCGCCGCCGGCTTCGTGATCGAGCGAACCGTTCAAGTGACCGACGATCGCGCAGGCCTCGCCAATGGCCTTGCCCTTGCGCGCCTGGTCGCCCTGCGCCAGGCAGGCCTGGGCCAGACGGATGCGCTGGCAGGCACCGGCAAACAGCAGCGACACCAGCTTGTGCGGGTCGGCTTCGGTCACGCTGGTGGACACGCCGACCTTGCGGTATTGCTCGGCGTACTGACGATTGGAACCGTACATGGATGACTCCTCAATGGGCTGACCTTCGCGGGTCCCGGAGCGCTGTGCTCCTGCGACGACGCTCCTGCCGGAAGGCAAGGCCGAAATCACGATAGGCCCTTCTTGTATCGGCAAGACCCTTGCAGGACTTGAGGATCTGCATCACGGAAATCAGCCTGTGAGCAGGCTGCTAAGCGAGCTGGTGCTGCCCTGCAGCTTGCTGATCATGGCTTCCATCGCGCTGAACTGGGCGGTGTAGCGGTCGCTGAGTTTTTCCATGCGCGCATCGAGGTCGTCCAGGTCCGACTCGTAGCCCTTGATGGTCTTGTTCAAGCTGTCCGAGCGCAAGGTCAACGTGCCGTTGTTGGCGTTGACGTTGCTGTCCAGCAGCTTGGTCATGCCGGCGCCAAACTTGCTGTCCTTGCCGAGCACCTCGGCGGCAGCGCCGCCGTCGGAGGCGATGGCGGTGTCGAACTTGGCGCCGTCGAAGCTCATCACGCCATCCTTGTCGATGGTCAGGCCCAGCGCCTTGAGCTCGTTGACGTTGCCGCTGACCTGGCCACGCAACTGCTGCTGCAGGCCACGCACCAGCGCATCGCCGGTCAGTGCCGAGGCGGTCTTGGTGACCGTGTCGTACGCGCTGCTCTTGGCCAGCAAGGTATTGGCGGTGTTATAGGCGGCGGCGAAGGCGGTGAGATTGCCCTTCAGGCCGCTGGTGTCGGCGGCGATCCCCAGGTTGAACTTGGTGCCTTCGGCGGCCTTGGTCAGGTTGAGCACCACGCCCGGCACGATGTCGCTGATCGTGTTGGAACTGGAAGTGCGCTCGAAGCCATCCACGCGCACCAGCGCATCGGCAGCGGCCACCTGCTGTGTCATGCCGCCGGTGACACCGGCGCCGAAGGTGAGGCTGCTCAGGCTGGGGTCGCTGGCGCTGATGGTCAACGCGCCCTTGGTGCCTGGATCCACTGCATTGAAGACCAGATGCTGGCCATCGTTGGCGGTCACCACGCTGGCCGTGACGCCCTTGCCGCCAGCAGCCTTGTTGATGGCGGCAGCGATGTCGGTGAGCTTGTCGGTGCCGCTGATGTCGACGGTGACGCTGTTGTCGCCGTAGCCGATCGTCAGCGTGCCGCTGCCGACCGTGGCATCGGCGGTGAACGCGCCGGAGGCCAGTTTTTGCGAAGTCGCCAGCGAGACCACTTCCACCGAATAGTTACCGGGCGCGGCCGAGCTGGTGGTGGTGGCGGTGAAACCGGCATCGGTCGGCACCGTGGCCTTGTAGGCGTTGGTGTCGGCGCTGATGACGACCTTGTCCAGCGCAGACTTGAGCGTGGTCATGCTGCTCTTGATCTGGCTGATGGCCGACAGTTGGGTGGTCGCTGCGGTGCCGGCCTTGTTGATGCGCGCCTGCTCCGGATCCCGCTGACGGGATACCAGGGTGGACACCACGGTGGGGATATCCAGTCCTGAAGCAGAAGTACTGATCAACGATGCCATGTTGCATTCCTCGTCTGGGCATCCGGACAGCGGATGCATGGGATCACAAGACGGGTATCGGCCGCATCCGGGAGGACTTTAGTGGCGCCGACGCGTCTTGCTGACCTCCAACCGATGCAACTTGCATGCCGGCCGTGCCAATCGACCGGCGTCAAAAAAACCGCACCCACAAAAAAGCCCCTCCGAAGAGGGGCTTTCGATTTGCTGCAACGCTTTGCTGGATGACTGCGGCAAGTTACTGCAGCAGGCTCAGCACGTTCTGCGGAACCGACTTGGCCTGGGCCAGCATCGCGGTACCAGCCTGCTGCAGGATCTGCGTGCGGGTCAGCTCTGCGGTGGTCTTGGCGTAGTCCGTATCCGCGATGCGGCTACGTGATGCGGACAGGTTCTCCGAGGTCGCGCTCAAGTTGGCGATGGTGGAGGTGAAGCGTTTCTGCACCGCACCCATGTCGGCGCGCGAGGAGTTGACCGTGGTCAATGCCTTGTCGACGATTTCAAGGGCCTTCTGCGCGCCGGAGAACGTGGAGATATCCAGGCTGCCCAGGGTCGAAGCGGTCGAGCCGGACGCGGCCGAGGCGGTGGTGATGCCGGCGCCGACGGTGATGCCAGCGGCGCTGGAGGTACCGGCCGACAGCGAGGTGAAGTCCTGGCCAGCCTTCAGCGATTCGATCTGCAGCGTACCGTCGGTCTTGATCGAGGCATACATGCCGGTCTGGTCCAGCTTGTCGTTGATCGCCGCGGCCACC comes from Xanthomonas vesicatoria ATCC 35937 and encodes:
- a CDS encoding PilZ domain-containing protein is translated as MTAFGTLAPSADAELFADTLSCELRLPAGFHAGADAGSHSAAETLLRSLGQVEDLRSEETSEDRGDLPLLVQRMDAKLDLMLALIGRLVRQGDSGLIQNVVHWSVRGIRLNCATSHAPGTTGNVCLQPSDWLPELVQLPAAVLASASDGHDQWLWLRFGPLSPGLQDALERHLFRLHRRQIADARRQR
- the fliS gene encoding flagellar export chaperone FliS, with product MYGSNRQYAEQYRKVGVSTSVTEADPHKLVSLLFAGACQRIRLAQACLAQGDQARKGKAIGEACAIVGHLNGSLDHEAGGEIAGNLSALYDYVMQRLTAANLHNDDTALTEALDLLSEIDSAWNSIPLEQRGLAAVS
- the fliD gene encoding flagellar filament capping protein FliD, which encodes MASLISTSASGLDIPTVVSTLVSRQRDPEQARINKAGTAATTQLSAISQIKSSMTTLKSALDKVVISADTNAYKATVPTDAGFTATTTSSAAPGNYSVEVVSLATSQKLASGAFTADATVGSGTLTIGYGDNSVTVDISGTDKLTDIAAAINKAAGGKGVTASVVTANDGQHLVFNAVDPGTKGALTISASDPSLSSLTFGAGVTGGMTQQVAAADALVRVDGFERTSSSNTISDIVPGVVLNLTKAAEGTKFNLGIAADTSGLKGNLTAFAAAYNTANTLLAKSSAYDTVTKTASALTGDALVRGLQQQLRGQVSGNVNELKALGLTIDKDGVMSFDGAKFDTAIASDGGAAAEVLGKDSKFGAGMTKLLDSNVNANNGTLTLRSDSLNKTIKGYESDLDDLDARMEKLSDRYTAQFSAMEAMISKLQGSTSSLSSLLTG